Proteins encoded in a region of the Podospora pseudopauciseta strain CBS 411.78 chromosome 6, whole genome shotgun sequence genome:
- a CDS encoding hypothetical protein (EggNog:ENOG503P2YW), which produces MEQQQLIDQLIDDWASTPSPPAQENMPMATESGSPRAVTFSEPQPEPPKPHQPHPATRNAMQQNFMDIVATRCHLAPAKGKDTSVLAFIIFPKDYIGTTCDGGRWGDFKLRMSYGSLIALNSAKINNMFKPRAQERFRRRLATDLGVKDLPEGVKYVLDFTPPVEGAELADLTAKLWLPKMVKLWFLAGHYSPDPVLKCFQDTDFRSRLMADSAVGAIMVMGHDDICRRQNCLTDASPWEVDSSCPGIVPDDESTPMCHIPPWRRIEDYCPIRHRVCIMRVLQAINGKDLMLNSAVRMWTVAQVAISLEVPQVVVDPVTQWLSAPPNTKFTEICPEKAFELAYALRIPSILTAAFKILVSETAVDYAKALRSPRLPKESWVQRPRDDYGDFPSDPVEYGARAFLDRMTGKYKLLKSDAVFNYLPTRIAEWDHLMATKQVIDRYGHSEVKEAYERLTRGLVHIVHEYVDRVMTAETQGCEIDGLPQKVVELVEAQRRHYVPAKSHLPLHLVYSKLDPSQKVLTPYLWRSLREKLETLAEMANTKVDGDYLEQLRLTFNKEMSRIRHPEAVEMLSDIASAGGGNRQVWTGWFDLFKFHSGLHYALKDLTTRVLGHHDENMFSFFLSDHLLLNIEDSELKYLPIWADGGLDDGSGGVFQEVIPEAEMGPSEPGPGYHTGYTVAGTDTDMASTVGYAPTMVSKSDLGFGELLLDDATVARSVSVQQTGAGESEWGGIISDNKRRVVAVPSEMTSEDRFTEGEDGEWNEAMYERPAGHQAVGQALEEYVEEPGLEGGSLKGKGVDDVMSLDDDDDDDGTSTLDGFEDMDDVNFGL; this is translated from the exons ATggagcaacaacaacttATCGATCAACTTATCGACGACTGGGCGAGTACGCCCAGTCCACCAGCACAAGAAAATATGCCTATGGCTACTGAATCTGGATCACCAAGAGCTGTAACCTTCAGTGAGCCCCAACCGGAGCCTCCAAAACcacatcaaccccatcctGCGACCCGAAATGCCATGCAGCAGAACTTCATGGACATTGTGGCTACCAGATGCCACCTCGCCCCAGCCAAAGGCAAAGATACCTCCGTCTTGGCCTTCATCATCTTTCCCAAAGACTACATTGGAACCACTTGTGACGGCGGCCGATGGGGTGATTTCAAGCTCCGTATGAGCTACGGTTCGCTCATCGCTCTCAATTCTGCCAAAATCAACAACATGTTCAAACCCCGGGCCCAGGAGCGGTTCCGTCGCCGACTGGCTACTGACCTAGGTGTGAAAGACCTGCCGGAAGGTGTCAAGTATGTTCTGGACTTCACGCCTCCGGTTGAGGGAGCTGAGCTAGCAGACCTTACTGCGAAGCTCTGGCTGCCCAAGATGGTCAAATTGTGGTTTCTTGCTGGCCACTATTCGCCAGACCCAGTCCTCAAATGTTTCCAAGATACTGATTTCCGGAGCCGGCTGATGGCAGACTCTGCAGTTGGCGCCATCATGGTAATGGGGCATGATGATATTTGCAGACGTCAGAACT GCCTTACTGATGCATCTCCGTGGGAAGTTGACAGCAGTTGCCCGGGAATTGTTCCCGATGACGAAAGTACCCCGATGTGCCACATCCCCCCTTGGCGAAGAATTGAGGATTATTGTCCCATACGGCATCGTGTCTGCATCATGCGTGTTTTGCAGGCGATCAACGGGAAGGATCTGATGCTGAATTCGGCAGTAAGAATGTGGACCGTCGCGCAAGTGGCCATCTCTCTGGAGGTTCCACAGGTCGTG GTTGACCCGGTCACCCAATGGCTCAGTGCTCCTCCAAACACAAAGTTCACAGAAATTTGTCCCGAAAAAGCGTTTGAGCTTGCCTACGCGCTCAGAATCCCAAGTATCTTGACGGCCGCCTTCAAGATCCTGGTCAGCGAAACTGCCGTCGACTACGCCAAAGCGCTCCGGTCGCCACGTCTTCCTAAAGAAAGCTGGGTGCAGCGTCCCCGAGATGACTACGGCGACTTCCCTTCTGATCCCGTTGAATACGGCGCCCGGGCTTTTCTTGATAGGATGACGGGCAAATACAAGTTGCTCAAATCTGATGCCGTTTTCAACTATCTCCCCACCCGGATCGCTGAATGGGACCATCTCATGGCGACGAAACAAGTTATCGATCGGTATGGGCATTctgaggtgaaggaggctTATGAGCGACTGACCAGGGGTTTGGTACATATCGTTCACGAGTACGTGGACAGAGTGATGACAGCTGAAACGCAAGGTTGCGAGATTGATGGCCTTCCGCAGAAAgtggtggagttggtggaggcTCAACGACGGCATTACGTCCCCGCAAAGTCCCATTTGCCCTTGCATCTGGTGTACTCAAAACTGGATCCCTCGCAAAAGGTTCTCACGCCGTACTTGTGGAGGAGTTTGCGCGAGAAGCTCGAGACTCTTGCGGAGATGGCGAACACgaaggttgatggtgattaTCTAGAGCAGCTCAGGCTCACGTTTAACAAGGAAATGTCGAGGATTCGCCATCCTGAGGCCGTGGAAATGTTGAGCGACATTGCgagtgctggtggtggcaaTCGCCAAGTCTGGACGGGGTGGTTTGACCTGTTCAAGTTCCACAGCGGGTTGCACTATGCGCTCAAGGACTTGACCACCAGGGTGCTGGGGCATCACGATGAGAACATGTTTTCGTTCTTCCTTTCGGACCACTTGCTGCTGAATATTGAGGATAGCGAGCTCAAGTACTTGCCGATATGGGCGGATGGTGGGTTAGATGATGGGTCGGGGGGTGTTTTTCAGGAGGTCATTCCCGAGGCGGAGATGGGGCCAAGTGAGCCCGGGCCGGGTTATCATACGGGGTACACGGTTGCGGGGACGGACACGGACATGGCCAGTACGGTTGGGTATGCGCCTACGATGGTGAGTAAATCTGATTTGGGGTTCGGAGAGCTGTTGTTGGATGATGCGACGGTGGCAAGGAGTGTGAGTGTTCAGCAGACTGGGGCTGGGGAGAGCGAGTGGGGTGGGATTATATCGGATAAtaagaggagggtggtggctgtgCCGAGTGAGATGACGAGCGAGGATCGGTTtacggagggagaggatggggagtggAATGAGGCTATGTATGAGAGGCCGGCGGGGCATCAGGCTGTTGGgcaggcgttggaggagtaTGTGGAGGagccggggttggagggtggCTCTctgaaggggaaaggggtggaCGATGTCATGAGtctggatgatgacgatgatgacgatgggaCGTCGACGCTGGATGGGTTTGAGGATATGGATGATGTGAACTTTGGGCTTTGA
- the TAP42 gene encoding Type 2A phosphatase-associated protein 42 (COG:T; EggNog:ENOG503NYBK; BUSCO:EOG092648LP): METEPRSLKAVFADAEAQRIALETQAFTPNSQQYADAISSAIKNYQESLHLISHLSLFSRNESLEDLSTSDLPLLLINYHLAELSQKLPTPSLPERKRILTSARDFYERFLHLLDSYSLLTPQSAKLLEAYTSSPSTFSTANSSDPTVRRNAKIANFQTEKALHQKLEYLRGRPEYGATEDEDIPSGAGDEEVVREVHLANLAYRVHLTFNALDSLNREMEILSMAPSQPPPSTQQNQQQAEDDRRRRGITSDGSYNDRLDIMNRALGGKGGPILSQQGKPLQPFTLLASRQEIAKGVFRPSHNLPTMTIDEYLEEERRRGGIIEGGGEASGQVPEPDEDDYEKAEKEMYKARAWDEFVEENPRGAGNTINRG, encoded by the coding sequence ATGGAAACCGAGCCTCGCTCCCTCAAAGCTGTCTTCGCTGACGCCGAAGCCCAGCGCATCGCTCTGGAAACCCAGGCCTTCACTCCCAACTCCCAACAATACGCCGAcgccatctcctccgccatcaaGAACTACCAAGAGTCCCTTCACCTGATATcccacctctctctcttctcccgcAACGAATCTCTCGAagacctctccacctccgacctccccctcctcctaaTCAACTACCACCTCGCCGAGCTCTCCCAAAAgctccccaccccctcccttcccgaGCGCAAAAGAATCCTCACCTCCGCCCGCGATTTCTACGAGCGCTTCCTCCACCTACTAGACAGctactccctcctcaccccccaatCAGCCAAACTCCTCGAAGCctacacctcctccccatccaccttTTCAACCGCCAACTCCTCCGACCCAACAGTCCGCCGGAATGCCAAAATCGCAAACTTCCAAACAGAAAAAGCCCTCCACCAAAAGTTAGAATATCTCCGCGGCCGTCCAGAGTATGGCGCCACAGAAGATGAAGACATCCCCTCGGGAGCAGGCGACGAGGAAGTCGTCCGAGAAGTCCACCTAGCTAACCTAGCTTATCGTGTTCACCTTACCTTCAACGCCCTCGACTCTCTAAATCGGGAAATGGAGATCTTGTCCATGGCACcctcccaaccacctccatcgACCCAGCAAAACCAGCAGCAAGCCGAGGATGATAGGCGTAGGCGGGGAATAACCAGCGATGGCAGTTACAACGACAGACTAGACATAATGAACCGTGCTCTtggagggaaaggaggacCGATTTTGTCACAGCAGGGGAAGCCACTGCAGCCGTTTACGCTGTTGGCAAGCAGGCAGGAGATTGCCAAGGGGGTGTTTAGGCCGAGTCATAATCTGCCGACAATGACGATTGATGAGTAcctggaggaagagagaaggagaggtgggattattgaggggggaggggaggcaaGTGGGCAGGTGCCGGAGCCGGATGAGGATGATTATgaaaaggccgagaaggagatgtATAAGGCTAGGGCGTGGGATGAGTTTGTGGAGGAGAACCCCAGGGGGGCTGGTAATACGATCAACCGTGGTTAG
- the PDX3 gene encoding pyridoxamine-phosphate oxidase (BUSCO:EOG09264ZXA; EggNog:ENOG503NZQH; COG:H), with protein MATFFNHRLTSLVMHQAIRFSKSTLPITPPMRVSPRRLPSLSVFARGTRLISSSNSRMALHPKQVDKLIFAPTGTPALLDSGPTLPPGQAAQFLKAERQGGLKRTDVDPESPITQFHTWFQQASLPEAGVFHPETCTLSTAQLPSGRVSSRVVYMKELDHKGFVIYSNFGTSGKARDLFGTADGKSTGNPWASLVFWWEPLERQVRVEGRAERLAPEESQVYYDTRARGSRIGAWASQQSSVLKPDASKEGDDGRSQLEGWVKETEKKFEGAEQIPVPPFWGGLRIIPERVEFWQGRQSRLHDRFVYDLVECQDGSKKWQLERLSP; from the exons ATGGCGACCTTCTTCAACCATCGACTAACTTCTTTGGTGATGCATCAGGCCATCAGGTTTTCCAAGAGCACTCTGCCTATAACACCGCCCATGCGCGTCAGCCCCCGTCGCTTGCCCTCTCTTTCCGTGTTTGCCAGAGGAACCCGTTTGATCAGCTCAAGCAACAGCAGAATGGCGCTTCATCCCAAGCAAGTCGACAAGCTCATAT TCGCCCCCACCGGGACACCAGCACTACTGGATTCAGGCCCTACACTTCCTCCTGGACAGGCCGCCCAGTTCTTGAAAGCTGAGCGCCAAGGTGGTCTCAAGAGGACTGACGTCGACCCGGAGAGCCCTATCACACAATTCCACACGTGGTTCCAGCAAGCCTCGCTTCCCGAGGCCGGTGTTTTTCACCCAGAGACATGCACATTATCCACTGCCCAGCTTCCCTCTGGCCGTGTCTCCTCTCGTGTGGTATACATGAAGGAGCTTGATCACAAGGGATTTGTCATTTACAGCAACTTTGGAACCAGCGGTAAGGCTAGGGATTTGTTTGGTACCGCAGATGGGAAGAGTACAGGCAATCCATGGGCCTCTCTTGTGTTTTGGTGGGAGCCCTTGGAGAGGCAGGTCAGAGTAGAGGGAAGAGCAGAGAGACTTGCGCCAGAGGAAAGTCAAGTCTATTATGACACCAGAGCAAGAGGTAGTCGCATTGGTGCGTGGGCTAGTCAGCAGAGTTCAGTGCTGAAGCCCGATGCGAgcaaggagggtgatgacgGGCGGTCACAGTTGGAGGGATGGGTCAAGGAGACAGAGAAGAAGTTCGAGGGTGCCGAGCAAATTCCAGTTCCTCCATTCTGGGGCGGCCTCAGAATTATTCCAGAGCGAGTGGAGTTCTGGCAGGGGAGGCAGAGCCGGTTGCACGATCGGTTTGTGTATGACCTTGTCGAGTGTCAGGATGGGAGCAAGAAGTGGCAGTTGGAGAGGCTAAGCCCATAA
- the dcl1 gene encoding Dicer-like protein 1 (COG:A; EggNog:ENOG503NUDM), with the protein MSPGVLLSPPGSLVEGDLLSLYGSTPDTASQTSPDASSEANDDVDTDRDEDDGSGRGKIFEVNDPPGPRKMSEKRRADNAKFDIWLEENQQNLSKGAGKLVLDEERSANWLMREFENKKIITSPRDYQLELFERAKTQNTIAVLDTGSGKTLIAALLLRWTIQNELENRSQGQPKRIAFFLVDKVALVFQQHAVLTCNLDYSVAKFCGQMLDRSSAEFWETTFQENMAIVCTSEILYQCLHHSYIRMDQINLLIFDECHHTKKNHPYARIIKDFYIQNEDNEARPRILGMTASPVDAQIDPRIAAAELEGLLHSQIATVSDPTIIQHTISCPKEEIVLEYDRRPRQWTTPLHQSIKALVGNHDHFTKAFVFTSQATAELGPWCADRYWQLFFNQDDIAKLETQAERSLLRQGAFSQLMGLDKNRVREAHELVKNHEFEQPILDTRLFSSKVIELWKTLHDQFSSQDLIRRCIVFVKQRNTANILVDLLKQPELKIPGLEPGILIGGGRNDSSWESSKTSYRDQVLTIIKFKKGELNCIFATSVAEEGLDIPDCNIIIRFDLYDTLIQYIQSRGRARQEKSTYIHMIERGNSEQLQKMKQLKQSEDGLRKFCEAMPDTRKLTGNNFKMDYFLRKEKGQRQYTVPETGAKLNYKQSLICLANFVSSLPHPPETNLAPEYMVNTTEGGFQCEVILPAASPIRSAIGKVHGSKAVAKCSAAFEMCLQLVRGNYLDAHLRPTLTKQLPAMRNARLAISSKKKEEYGMRMKPEVWSTLGEPTELFVTALTLESPDSLGRPSLPLLLLTRRRIPQVASFPIYFGKSRSSIVNFVLAGEPIEVDEAELTSLTAFTLSIFKDVFSKEYEATFLDLPYFLAPTCKDHSFDFSAPASDELIDWDTVKYVQENNIVTYNFDEPDDFFEHKYVWDPWDGARKFYLRGRRHDMKPTDPVPEGIVAPGHRAWRTTCDAHDILNYSNSLWSKSRAKFKSRGDQAVVEAELLSTQRNLLDDSLEGEDLEPKQCFLVLEPLKISPLPVQVVAMAYNFPAIIHRVDSNLVALDACNMLGLNIRPDLALEAFTKDSDNTDEQDVEQVNFQRGMGNNYERLEFLGDAFLKMATTIAIYTLIPDKDEFEYHVERMILICNRNLFNNALEVKLEEYIRSMAFNRRTWYPEGLTLKRGKRKDIRKKHVLADKSIADVCEAIIGAAYLTAQEAGNFDMAIQAVTRMVNDKNHTMQTWSDYYAVYKKPAWQTMPTNSVQEDMAEKFHKRMGYRFQYPRLLRSAFQHPTYPTSWERLPSYQRLEFLGDALLDMACIDHLFHRFPGTDPQWLTEHKMAMVSNQFLGCLAVYIGFHRSLQHSSPAVQSEIASYVTEIEEALAAAKVAAVQEDKSESEFARDFWVDCSRPPKCLPDTIEAYVGAIFVDSSYDYQTVQDFFDKHIQFWFEDMRLYDTFANKHPVTFLGHEMQHRFRCQEWRLLTREIMVDNDEEGGMMGEKQVVCAVMVHGQKLAHAVAQSARCSKIEAAKKALRELEGWEQGEFRRRVGCDCKVVGEVEGKDGEKGEEVEIEVYGDTI; encoded by the exons ATGTCTCCGGGTGTGCTTCTATCACCGCCGGGCAGCCTAGTTGAGGGTGACCTATTGAGTCTGTATGGTTCAACCCCAGACACTGCAAGTCAAACCTCGCCAGATGCCAGCAGTGAGGCGAATGACGATGTTGACACCGACagagacgaggacgatggcAGTGGTAGAGGCAAGATATTCGAGGTCAACGATCCGCCAGGGCCGCGCAAGATGTCCGAGAAGAGGAGAGCAGACAATGCAAAGTTTGACATTTGGCTAGAGGAGAACCAGCAGAACCTGTCCAAAGGAGCTGGGAAGCTggtgttggatgaggagaggtctGCCAACTGGCTGATGCGCGAGTTCGAGAACAAAAAGATCATCACGAGCCCGCGAGATTACCAGCTGGAGCTTTTTGAGCGGGCCAAGACCCAAAACACAATCGCAGTGCTGGACACCG GATCGGGAAAAACGCTCATTGCCGCCTTGCTTCTGAGATGGACGATACAAAACGAGCTCGAGAACCGATCCCAAGGCCAACCGAAGCGCATTGCCTTCTTTCTTGTGGACAAAGTAGCTCTCGTCTTTCAGCAGCATGCAGTCCTGACGTGCAACCTGGACTACTCGGTAGCCAAGTTTTGCGGACAGATGCTCGATCGATCGTCAGCGGAGTTTTGGGAGACCACATTCCAGGAGAATATGGCCATTGTCTGCACCTCGGAGATTCTCTACCAATGCCTCCACCATTCATACATCCGCATGGACCAGATCAATCTCTTGATATTTGATGAGTGCCATCATACCAAGAAAAACCACCCCTATGCCCGGATCATCAAAGACTTCTACATCCAAAATGAGGACAATGAAGCACGGCCGCGCATCTTGGGAATGACCGCCTCTCCTGTTGATGCCCAGATTGACCCAAGAATTGCTGCCGCTGAGCTCGAGGGTTTGCTTCACAGCCAGATCGCCACAGTTTCTGACCCAACCATCATTCAACATACCATCAGTTGTCCAAAAGAGGAGATAGTTCTGGAGTACGACAGAAGGCCTCGGCAGTGGACGACCCCTCTTCACCAGTCCATCAAGGCTCTGGTTGGGAACCATGATCACTTCACAAAGGCGTTTGTTTTCACCTCACAAGCAACAGCCGAACTGGGGCCATGGTGTGCTGACCGGTACTGGCAACTCTTCTTCAACCAAGACGACATCGCCAAACTCGAGACCCAAGCGGAGCGAAGTCTGCTTCGCCAAGGAGCCTTCAGCCAACTCATGGGTCTTGACAAGAACAGAGTGCGGGAGGCTCACGAGCTTGTGAAAAATCATGAATTTGAACAGCCTATTCTGGACACTCGGCTATTCTCCTCCAAGGTCATCGAGCTCTGGAAGACTCTTCATGATCAGTTCAGCAGTCAGGATCTTATAAGACGATGCATCGTCTTTGTGAAGCAGAGAAACACAGCAAACATTCTCGttgacctcctcaaacaGCCGGAACTCAAAATTCCTGGTCTTGAGCCAGGTATTCTT ATTGGCGGCGGGAGAAATGATTCCAGCTGGGAGAGCTCCAAGACTAGCTACCGCGATCAGGTCCTGACCATCATCAAGTTCAAGAAAGGAGAGCTCAACTGCATCTTTGCCACCTCGGTCGCGGAAGAGGGCCTTGATATTCCTGATtgcaacatcatcatcaggtTCGACTTGTATGACACGTTGATTCAGTATATCCAATCTCGTGGGCGCGCTCGTCAAGAAAAGTCGACCTACATCCACATGATTGAGAGAGGGAACTCCGAGCAATTGCAAAAGATGAAACAGCTCAAGCAGAGCGAAGACGGACTCAGGAAGTTTTGCGAGGCGATGCCGGACACGCGAAAGCTGACCGGAAACAACTTCAAAATGGACTACTTTCTGAGGAAAGAGAAAGGCCAACGACAGTACACTGTTCCGGAGACTGGGGCAAAGTTGAACTACAAGCAGAGTCTCATCTGTCTTGCCAACTTTGTGTCATCACTCCCACACCCGCCAGAAACGAACCTAGCACCGGAATACATGGTCAATACCACCGAGGGCGGGTTTCAGTGTGAAGTTATCTTACCGGCTGCATCTCCGATCAGATCTGCCATCGGAAAAGTGCACGGCAGCAAGGCAGTAGCCAAGTGTTCAGCGGCCTTTGAGATGTGTCTTCAGCTTGTTCGGGGCAACTATTTGGACGCTCACCTTCGACCAACTCTTACCAAGCAGCTCCCCGCCATGCGTAATGCCCGTCTTGCCATCAGttccaagaagaaggaagagtaTGGCATGCGCATGAAGCCGGAGGTCTGGTCAACTCTCGGCGAGCCCACCGAGCTCTTTGTAACGGCCCTGACTTTGGAAAGTCCAGATTCACTTGGCAGACCGTCATTACCACTGTTGCTGCTCACACGAAGACGGATTCCTCAAGTTGCTTCGTTCCCTATCTATTTTGGAAAGTCTCGTTCCTCAATCGTCAATTTCGTACTGGCAGGTGAGCCCATTGAGGTGGATGAAGCGGAGCTAACCAGCTTGACCGCCTTCACTCTTTCGATATTCAAGGATGTTTTCAGCAAGGAGTACGAGGCGACATTTTTGGACTTGCCTTATTTTCTGGCTCCGACTTGCAAAGACCACTCCTTCGATTTTTCCGCGCCGGCATCAGACGAGCTTATCGATTGGGACACCGTCAAATACGTCCAAGAAAATAACATCGTTACTTACAACTTTGACGAACCGGATGACTTCTTTGAGCACAAATATGTCTGGGACCCCTGGGATGGTGCTCGCAAATTCTACCTTCGTGGACGCCGTCACGATATGAAACCTACAGACCCTGTGCCCGAAGGCATTGTCGCCCCCGGCCACAGGGCTTGGAGGACGACGTGTGACGCGCATGACATTCTGAACTACAGCAACAGTCTGTGGTCCAAGTCCCGAGCCAAGTTCAAGAGCCGGGGCGACCAAGCAGTGGTGGAGGCTGAACTATTGTCTACCCAGCGTAACCTTTTGGATGACAGTCTGGAGGGCGAAGACTTGGAACCAAAGCAGTGCTTCTTGGTTTTAGAACCATTAAAGATCTCACCA CTTCCAGTTCAGGTTGTGGCTATGGCCTACAACTTTCCTGCCATCATTCACCGAGTCGATTCCAACTTGGTTGCCTTGGATGCGTGCAACATGCTGGGGTTGAATATCAGGCCAGACTTAGCGCTTGAAGCCTTCACCAAGGACAGCGACAACACTGATGAACAGGATGTTGAGCAGGTGAATTTCCAGCGCGGCATGGGCAACAATTACGAGAGACTGGAGTTTTTGGGCGATGCTTTCCTCAAAATGGCCACCACAATTGCCATCTACACCCTCATCCCTGACAAGGACGAGTTTGAGTACCACGTCGAGCGCATGATCTTGATTTGCAACCGGaacctcttcaacaacgcACTTGAGGTCAAGCTAGAAGAGTACATTCGATCCATGGCCTTCAACCGCCGCACTTGGTACCCAGAGGGCTTAACTCTCAAGCGCGGCAAACGAAAGGACATCAGGAAGAAGCATGTCTTGGCCGACAAGTCTATTGCCGATGTCTGCGAGGCCATCATCGGCGCCGCCTACCTTACTGCACAGGAAGCTGGCAACTTTGACATGGCCATTCAAGCAGTGACGAGAATGGTGAATGACAAGAACCATACGATGCAGACATGGTCTGACTACTACGCAGTGTACAAGAAACCTGCGTGGCAGACTATGCCAACAAACAGCGTGCAGGAAGACATGGCCGAAAAGTTTCACAAGAGGATGGGTTATCGATTTCAATATCCCCGTCTGCTGAGGAGCGCGTTCCAGCACCCGACTTACCCAACCTCGTGGGAGAGGCTCCCCAGCTACCAACGTCTTGAGTTCCTTGGCGACGCTTTGTTGGACATGGCATGCATTGACCATCTCTTCCATCGCTTCCCAGGGACCGACCCCCAGTGGCTGACCGAACACAAGATGGCCATGGTCTCCAACCAGTTCTTGGGCTGTCTCGCAGTCTACATTGGCTTCCACCGATCTCTCCAGCACAGCTCGCCTGCGGTCCAGTCCGAAATCGCGTCATACGTCACAGAAATTGAGGAGGCCCTCGCCGCTGCGAAAGTCGCTGCCGTACAAGAAGACAAGTCAGAGTCCGAATTTGCGAGAGACTTTTGGGTGGACTGCTCCCGCCCTCCCAAGTGCCTCCCAGATACGATCGAAGCTTACGTCGGCGCCATATTCGTCGACTCCTCCTACGACTACCAAACCGTCCAGGATTTCTTTGACAAGCACATCCAGTTCTGGTTTGAGGACATGAGGCTGTATGACACGTTTGCCAATAAACACCCCGTGACATTTCTGGGTCATGAGATGCAGCATCGGTTTCGGTGTCAGGAGTGGCGGTTGCTGACGAGGGAGATTATGGTTGAtaatgatgaggaggggggtatGATGGGGGAAAAGCAGGTTGTTTGTGCGGTGATGGTGCATGGGCAGAAGCTGGCGCATGCGGTGGCACAGAGTGCGAGGTGTTCCAAGATTgaggcggcgaagaaggcgctgagggagttggaggggtgggagcaGGGGGAGTTCAGACGGAGGGTAGGGTGTGATTGTAAGGTGgtaggggaggtggaggggaaggatggggagaagggagaagaggttgagatTGAGGTGTATGGGGATACTATTTGA
- a CDS encoding hypothetical protein (EggNog:ENOG503Q4WY; COG:S), translating into MPTRTSPRQHRSYDDLRQQQPSAWTSANRPAATQPAQAARTSPYQSAAQLSRTKSRQSNRSQTSVNNASRQPQPTQSVTNTSGYSATQSSQQTTQPDSMSTSTQGYNYNQYSNTASASASRADSSNDRIGYQPYSSTPAAPSTNTTSFSNFDKALENYNRTNHMTSSTSHSTPVSQNVASSYTTTADVTPSASQWGTTSTSQTRNSHNYNTNQSASSNNSYTQQSQAVQGFNMRPQPPTMQTRSSTATYAQQSQQHNQQQTQRHQQQQQHTQQPQQQTQQHQQQSYNTYSNQPQQHTSNNQQQNWYGFQSGNNASSAYSSATAAAAGGSGGYSGSGGSHAHGGGHGGESHGQQHRSMNLSSHTYSSIDGGEQALYDLLKNNPTG; encoded by the exons ATGCCAACCCGGACTTCACCAAGACAGCATAGAA GTTATGACGACCtccgacaacagcaaccgtCTGCTTGGACCAGTGCCAACCGTCCTGCGGCCACACAGCCTGCTCAAGCTGCACGCACTTCTCCCTACCAGTCGGCGGCACAGCTTTCTCGGACCAAGAGTCGGCAGAGCAACCGATCTCAGACCTCTGTGAACAATGCCTCGCGCCAGCCTCAGCCGACGCAGTCAGTGACAAATACCTCGGGTTACTCTGCTACTCAGTCCTCACAGCAGACAACTCAGCCAGATTCGATGTCGACCTCGACACAGGGCTACAACTACAACCAGTACTCGAACACTGCCAGCGCAAGTGCTTCAAGAGCCGATTCGTCTAATGACCGCATAGGCTACCAGCCCTATTCCAGCACACCGGCAGCGCCAAGTACGAACAcgacctccttctccaactttgACAAGGCGCTCGAGAATTATAACCGAACAAACCACATGACCTCATCAACCAGTCATTCAACACCGGTATCCCAGAATGTAGCCTCCTCTTACACCACAACGGCAGATGTCACACCCAGCGCTTCCCAATGGGGAACTACTTCGACTTCTCAGACCCGGAACTCTCACAACTACAACACCAATCAATCTGCTTCCAGCAACAACTCTTACACCCAACAATCTCAGGCAGTTCAGGGGTTTAACATGCGTCCTCAGCCGCCGACAATGCAGACTAGGAGCTCAACGGCGACGTATGCGCAGCAATCTCAGCAGCATAACCAGCAGCAGACACAGCgtcatcagcagcaacagcagcacacccaacaaccgcaacaacaaacccagcagcatcaacaacagagTTATAATACGTACTCTAACCAACCGCAGCAGCATACGAGTAACAATCAGCAGCAGAATTGGTATGGTTTTCAGAGTGGGAATAATGCCTCGTCGGCGTACAGCTCTGCgactgcggcggcggctggtgGGAGCGGGGGTTACTCGGGAAGTGGGGGAAGTCATGCGCATGGGGGAGGTCATGGGGGAGAAAGTCATGGGCAGCAGCATCGGTCGATGAATTTGTCGAGTCATACTTATAGCAGTATTGATGGGGGGGAGCAGGCGTTGTATGATTTGTTGAAAAATAATCCTACAGGGtag